Proteins from one Malaya genurostris strain Urasoe2022 chromosome 2, Malgen_1.1, whole genome shotgun sequence genomic window:
- the LOC131428120 gene encoding uncharacterized protein LOC131428120 isoform X2, whose amino-acid sequence MLTPPIKHWEADFFVSLIYKRQITSLQRRKLFRADEAFANEINAYTQLVPVLRKFSRDRLPFPSCIYAGTDTDGDLIVLQDLWRSGYRMEDRRKSLSYRQCRTVVRELANFHAVSLAMKQVQPVLFHTMKEKVTEIVYNDEAAEFYKHSLETSLRGTLDSLHYSNKNGNLDVPIKAIERLSGRLYSIMSSMVRNSHEPWNVLCHGDTWVNNLMFNGSHEHVKLIDLQTMRYTSPVIDIIHLLYTSAGFDLRVNFTDELIRSYQESLIDALRLYVPDQKRFVLPALEAMFSYENIRAEYDSRILYGLGIAMWLLPAVTFHPDHIPDLDTVTMNDFKTKNHEKTIAQMLSPDYHTRMRDTVLEFYENGFLDDL is encoded by the exons ATGCTGACGCCACCGATAAAACACTGGGAAGCCG ATTTTTTTGTGTCGCTGATCTACAAACGACAGATTACAAGTCTCCAACGGCGGAAGCTGTTCCGAGCGGATGAAGCATTTGCCAATGAAATTAATGCCTACACGCAGCTGGTGCCAGTGTTGAGAAAATTCTCCCGTGACCGGCTTCCGTTTCCGTCATGCATTTACGCTGGAACCGACACCGATGGGGACCTGATCGTACTGCAGGACTTATGGCGCAGCGGATACCGCATGGAAGATCGACGAAAGAGCCTTAGCTACCGGCAGTGTCGGACGGTTGTGAGG gaaCTCGCAAACTTCCATGCCGTTTCGCTAGCGATGAAACAAGTTCAACCGGTTCTGTTCCACACGATGAAGGAGAAGGTGACCGAAATTGTGTACAATGATGAAGCTGCCGAGTTCTACAAACATTCCCTAGAGACGTCTCTGCGAGGGACACTAGATAGCTTACACTACAGTAACAAAAATGGTAACCTGGACGTCCCGATTAAAGCCATCGAGCGGTTGAGTGGTCGCCTCTACAGCATAATGTCCAGCATGGTACGCAACAGTCACGAACCTTGGAACGTGCTCTGCCACGGAGATACCTGGGTCAACAACCTGATGTTCAATGGAAGCCATGAACACGTGAAATTGATTGATTTACAGACGATGCGATACACCTCTCCGGTCATTGACATAATTCATCTTCTCTACACCAGTGCCGGTTTCGATTTGCGGGTTAACTTTACCGATGAGCTGATACGAAGCTACCAGGAATCTTTGATAGATGCTCTACGACTGTATGTGCCTGATCAAAAACGATTCGTCCTGCCCGCACTGGAAGCCATGTTCAGTTATGAGAACATTCGCGCCGAGTACGACTCTCGAATTCTGTACGGACTAGGTATTGCTATGTGGCTGCTGCCCGCGGTCACTTTCCATCCGGATCACATTCCTGACCTTGACACAGTCACGATGAACGATTTCAAAACCAAGAACCACGAAAAAACTATTGCCCAAATGCTGTCACCCGATTACCACACCCGGATGAGGGATACCGTACTCGAGTTCTACGAGAATGGATTTCTGGAtgatttgtaa
- the LOC131429737 gene encoding protein Pixie produces the protein MSRNRAAEETDKQTRIAIVSSDKCKPKRCRQECKKSCPVVRMGKLCIEVAMDSKIASLSEELCIGCGICVKKCPFEAITIINIPSNLDKHTTHRYSKNSFKLHRLPIPRPGEVLGLVGQNGIGKSTALKILAGKLKPNLGRYSDPPDWTEILAHFRGNELQNYFTKILEDSLRALIKPQYVDQIPKAVKGTVAALLDKKDERNNQKEICDLLDLTHIRDREIQALSGGELQRFACAMVCIQDGDIFMFDEPSSYLDVKQRLNCAMTIRSLIHPDKFIIVVEHDLSVLDYLSDFICCLYGVPGCYGVVTMPFSVREGINIFLDGYVHTENMRFRTESLTFKVSESASEEEIKRTCHYVYPQMKKKLGGFTLSVQNGQFSDSEIIVLLGENGTGKTTFIRMLAGNLEPDEESEKLPCLNISYKPQKISPKSQSTVRTLLHEKIRDAYIHPQFIADVMKPMKIDEIMDQEVQNLSGGELQRVALVLCLGKPADVYLIDEPSAYLDSEQRLVAAKVIKRYILHAKKTGFVVEHDFIMATYLADRVIVFEGKPSVDTTAHTPQSLLNGMNRFLELLEITFRRDPNNFRPRINKLNSVKDVEQKRAGQFFFYEES, from the exons ATGTCTCGAAACCGTGCAGCCGAGGAAACTGACAAGCAGACGCGTATAGCCATTGTGAGTTCCGACAAGTGCAAACCAAAAAGATGCCGACAGGAGTGCAAAAAGTCCTGTCCGGTTGTCCGGATGGGCAAGCTCTGTATCGAGGTTGCGATGGATTCGAAAATTGCATCCCTATCGGAGGAGCTTTGCATCGGATGCGGTATATGCGTGAAG AAATGTCCGTTTGAGGCAATTACCATTATCAATATTCCGAGTAACTTGGATAAGCATACAACCCATCGTTACTCGAAGAACTCGTTCAAGCTGCATCGTTTACCGATTCCTCGCCCTGGCGAGGTGCTAGGATTGGTAGGTCAAAATGGTATCGGAAAATCAACCGCCCTGAAAATTCTGGCCGGAAAACTGAAACCAAACCTGGGTCGTTATTCGGATCCACCAGATTGGACGGAGATTCTCGCTCATTTCCGAGGCAATGAACTGCAAAATTATTTCACCAAAATCCTGGAGGACAGTTTACGTGCGCTCATTAAACCACAATACGTGGACCAAATTCCGAAGGCCGTCAAAGGAACGGTTGCGGCTCTGTTGGACAAGAAAGACGAGCGGAACAACCAAAAGGAGATTTGCGATCTGCTTGATTTGACTCACATTCGAGACCGTGAAATTCAGGCTTTATCGGGAGGAGAATTACAGCGTTTCGCCTGTGCTATGGTTTGTATACAAGACGGTGATATTTTCATGTTCGATGAGCCATCCTCCTATCTGGATGTCAAACAACGTTTGAACTGTGCTATGACTATCCGCTCGTTGATTCATCCGGATAAATTCATCATCGTCGTAGAGCACGATCTCTCTGTTCTGGATTACCTGTCTGATTTTATTTGCTGTCTATACGGAGTTCCTGGCTGCTACGGAGTGGTGACTATGCCATTTTCGGTACGTGAAGGTATTAACATTTTCCTGGACGGTTACGTGCATACCGAGAACATGCGCTTCCGTACGGAATCGCTTACCTTTAAGGTATCCGAGTCTGCCTCGGAGGAGGAAATCAAACGTACTTGCCACTATGTTTACCCGCAAATGAAAAAGAAGCTGGGCGGATTCACGCTTTCGGTCCAAAACGGGCAGTTTAGCGACTCGGAGATCATTGTGCTGCTGGGTGAAAATGGAACAGGGAAAACGACGTTCATTCGAATGCTGGCGGGTAATTTGGAaccagatgaggaatcggaaaAATTGCCCTGCCTGAACATTTCGTATAAGCCGCAGAAAATCTCACCAAAGAGTCAGTCTACGGTTCGTACTTTGTTGCACGAGAAGATTCGCGATGCCTACATTCACCCGCAGTTCATTGCCGACGTGATGAAGCCGATGAAGATCGATGAAATCATGGATCAGGAGGTGCAAAACCTATCCGGTGGTGAACTTCAACGTGTCGCTTTGGTGCTGTGCTTAGGAAAACCGGCCGACGTCTATTTGATCGATGAACCATCGGCCTATTTGGACTCCGAACAGCGTTTGGTTGCTGCTAAGGTTATCAAGAG ATACATTTTGCACGCGAAGAAAACTGGATTCGTAGTCGAGCACGATTTCATCATGGCAACCTACCTGGCCGATCGTGTAATTGTGTTCGAGGGTAAACCCTCGGTCGATACGACCGCCCATACGCCTCAATCGCTACTAAATGGAATGAATCGCTTCCTGGAGCTCCTGGAAATTACATTCCGACGAGATCCAAACAACTTTAGACCGAGAATAAATAAGCTCAATTCGGTTAAG GATGTTGAACAGAAACGAGCTGGACAGTTCTTCTTCTACGAAGAGTCTTGA